The segment CAGCGAGGGCCTTGAAATAGGCTGCTGCGGTCTTGCCGACTTCGTAGGTGTCGTAGTAGGAGTAGGCTCCGTTGCCGATAGCTCCGAGGATGGGGATGGCGCGCAAGGTGGCCCGGCCTAAGAACCGGGTCGAAATTTTGAGCCCGATTTTTTTCAGCAGGGCTTCCAGTGCGGCCATGGAAAGTTTTTGCACCACGATGCGGCTGCCGGTGCGGACGGCAACATCCCGCAGGAACTGGGCCGCGCTGTGGCGGAACAGGCACCAGACCATGGCTTCGCGGGAAAGCAGGGCAAATTTGCCGTAGGTCATGGCGATGTCGGAGACGAGCTGCGCCTGGATGCGCCAGATGGCGGCGATATCCGGGATGGATGTCAAGATTCCTGTAAAACCAGCAGGAACAGAAAGGGTCGTGCTAACTGCGGACGCCTTTACGGCTGCCTTTTGGGTTAGCCTTTTGACCTTTTCTTCGGGATTGTCCGTTGCGGTATATAAGGATTCGGGAATGTCGGTAATCAAGTCCACGAGGATGGATTCGACCCGTTCCTTTATTTTGTCAAACTTTTTTTCGTCTGTGCAGTCGTCCATAAGAAGCTCCTTATGGGGAAATATACATATTTAGGGGCTAGGGGCAAGAATCTAGGGGCTATGAGGTCGCTTCGCTTTGAGGTATGAGGAAAGTAGACAGTAGGAAGTGGTTAGTGGTTAGGAGGCTGCAGATTTGTCATTGCGAAGGGCGAATAGCCCTGAAGCAATCTCCGTCAGTAACTTGAAAGCAATGAAATCGGGGCTGAAGCCCCTTTGAGCTATGAGGTCGCTTGCAAGCTCGCTTTGAGGTATGAGGAAAGTAGACAGTAGGAAGTGATTAGGGGTTAGAATCTAGGGATTAGGGAAAAATATCACGGCTTCGCCGTCTGTTATTAACGCACGAAGTGCGTGATTCTTTTCACTAGCCTCTAGCCTCTAATCTCTAATCTCTAATCTCTAGTCTCGTGCCTAAAAAATAATCTTTGCAATTCCGCCGGCGATGCCGGAGAGCCTTTCTCCGCTGTAGTCGGCGATGGAAAAGCGCAGGCTTCTCCCGTTGAGTGCCAGTTTTAGCGCTTCGTTGATCCAGGTGCGCTCGCAGGTGATTTTCTCAACGACAATCTCTGTGCCCTTTTCTCCCTCGTCGAATCCGTAGTACCCCCTGAACAACGTTGCCTCGGATTCCCCGCGGAGGACAATCCTGACATCGGCTATTCGAGCGTTGGAATCGATGGAAACCTCCTCGATGTCGCCAAAACGCAGAACGGTCTCGTTCTTGCGGATGAAGGACTCGATGGCCCGGTCTCGGAGGTTGCTGAGTATAGACATAAGAGGTATGAGGTATGGGGTCGCGTCTCTGACGAGACGCTTTGAGGTATGAAATCTAAAAAATGATTGTGCCGGAGGCACGATTCTTATCAACTCAAAGGACGATAATCCGTGCTCATACCTCAGAGCACCGAAGGTGCGACCTCGAAGCTGTTTTACCTCGGCAACGTGAGAATGTCGATGCCGTCTTTCGTCTTCACGACGGTGTGTTCCCACTGGGCGCTGAGGCTCCCGTCGCGGGTCACTGCGGTCCAGCCGTCGCTGAGCGTCTTGGTGCCCGGGCGGCCGACGTTGATCATCGGTTCGACGGTAAAGACGTTTCCGACCTCGATGAAGGGGCCGCGTTCGTAGTTGCGGAAGTGGAGCACTGTCGGTTCTTCGTGGAATCCGCGGCCGATGCCGTGCCCGCAGTAGTCTTCGACCACGCTGAATCCGTGTTCGTCGGCGATATCCTGGATGGCGCAGCCGATGTCGTACCAGTGAGCTCCCTGCTCGCCTGCGGCACGGATGCCTTCTTCCATGCAGAACTTGGCGGTGTCGACCAGTTCACGGGCTATGTCCGAGACCTTACCCACGCAGAACATGGCCGACGTGTCACCGTGGTAGCCCGAAAGGATGGTCGTGATGTCGA is part of the uncultured Fibrobacter sp. genome and harbors:
- a CDS encoding EcsC family protein, which translates into the protein MDDCTDEKKFDKIKERVESILVDLITDIPESLYTATDNPEEKVKRLTQKAAVKASAVSTTLSVPAGFTGILTSIPDIAAIWRIQAQLVSDIAMTYGKFALLSREAMVWCLFRHSAAQFLRDVAVRTGSRIVVQKLSMAALEALLKKIGLKISTRFLGRATLRAIPILGAIGNGAYSYYDTYEVGKTAAAYFKALADQGDQDGGDNTIADTEKNEDSETIN
- the map gene encoding type I methionyl aminopeptidase; translated protein: MAKIKVKSAKEIELIRDAGALAAETLIRAGEMCKPGVSTLEIDEFIGDYTRQHKGISACMGYHGYPRYACISINEVVCHGIPNAKTILKDGDIVNIDITTILSGYHGDTSAMFCVGKVSDIARELVDTAKFCMEEGIRAAGEQGAHWYDIGCAIQDIADEHGFSVVEDYCGHGIGRGFHEEPTVLHFRNYERGPFIEVGNVFTVEPMINVGRPGTKTLSDGWTAVTRDGSLSAQWEHTVVKTKDGIDILTLPR